In one Rhodohalobacter sp. 614A genomic region, the following are encoded:
- a CDS encoding RagB/SusD family nutrient uptake outer membrane protein: MKFKSIYIVLVIFLLSGCEDFLSVSPETSVTPGNFFETQSDFEQAVIGTYAPLQTIYDTRAVFGAGSDWAMGEMRSDNTHFNYNSAQRGAITLENVATFLIESMNGTVANKYNNNFLIIARANDVISRIDDVEFDQSAKDNLKGQALFLRAFAYFDLVTNYGGVPLHLEPSSSLEETSLPRSSESEVYNQIISDATAAAGLLPSTGSAPGRATSGAAYTLLADVNMRLEQWAAAEAALRNVTNYSLLPNYADIFNPGNEGNSEMIFQVEYAAGTSADVHSLFPYHFLPRLDDPSVITGVTPAQMNDGGWNTPTPDLLAAYEEGDERHDASVGYFSGVNQALVYDNIPYIKKYQHSHATFGQTNQNWPVYRYAEVLLMLAESINEQGGDIAEAQGYLNQVRRRAGLEDYVASGQADLREAIMNERRIELAFENKRWDDLVRSGSAVEVMNAFGNRVKENPDAYYYFGNSPTGASFNVTQDKLLYPIPFREINLNPELTQNPGY, encoded by the coding sequence ATGAAATTCAAAAGTATTTATATAGTACTTGTCATTTTTTTGTTGAGCGGCTGCGAGGACTTCCTAAGCGTTAGCCCGGAAACATCCGTAACACCGGGCAACTTCTTTGAAACGCAGTCTGATTTTGAGCAGGCAGTAATCGGCACATACGCTCCTCTGCAAACAATCTACGATACCCGTGCCGTTTTTGGTGCTGGCAGTGATTGGGCGATGGGCGAAATGAGGTCAGATAACACACACTTCAATTATAATTCAGCCCAGCGCGGGGCTATTACATTAGAAAACGTTGCTACTTTTTTGATTGAGTCTATGAATGGAACCGTAGCAAATAAGTACAACAATAATTTTCTGATTATTGCCCGCGCCAATGATGTCATTTCCAGAATTGATGACGTTGAGTTCGACCAAAGTGCGAAGGATAATCTGAAAGGCCAGGCACTGTTCCTTCGGGCATTTGCGTACTTCGATTTGGTAACGAATTACGGTGGTGTTCCGTTACATCTTGAGCCTTCCAGTTCACTCGAAGAAACATCGCTACCCCGATCTTCAGAGAGTGAGGTTTATAATCAGATTATAAGTGATGCCACAGCAGCTGCTGGTTTACTTCCTTCAACCGGCAGTGCTCCCGGCAGAGCCACTTCCGGAGCAGCCTACACACTTTTAGCGGATGTAAACATGCGGCTTGAACAATGGGCGGCTGCCGAAGCAGCATTGCGCAATGTTACCAATTATTCCTTACTGCCTAACTACGCGGATATTTTTAATCCGGGAAATGAAGGCAATAGTGAAATGATTTTTCAAGTTGAATATGCGGCAGGAACTTCTGCAGATGTTCATAGCTTATTTCCATACCACTTCCTTCCGCGATTGGACGATCCGTCTGTAATAACCGGTGTTACTCCGGCACAGATGAATGATGGTGGCTGGAATACTCCAACTCCGGATCTTCTTGCGGCTTATGAAGAAGGAGATGAACGGCATGACGCTTCTGTAGGATATTTTTCCGGAGTAAATCAGGCTTTAGTCTATGATAATATTCCTTATATCAAGAAGTATCAGCACAGCCATGCTACTTTTGGACAAACAAATCAAAACTGGCCGGTTTACAGATATGCAGAAGTTCTGCTAATGTTAGCTGAATCTATTAATGAGCAAGGTGGTGATATTGCCGAAGCCCAGGGTTATTTAAACCAGGTTCGCCGGCGTGCCGGGTTGGAGGATTATGTTGCCTCTGGTCAGGCCGATCTTCGCGAAGCCATTATGAATGAACGAAGAATTGAACTTGCCTTTGAGAACAAGCGATGGGACGACCTGGTAAGAAGTGGAAGTGCTGTTGAAGTAATGAATGCATTCGGTAATCGCGTTAAAGAAAATCCTGATGCATATTACTATTTCGGAAATAGCCCGACAGGAGCTTCATTTAACGTTACCCAGGATAAGTTACTCTACCCGATTCCTTTCAGGGAGATCAATTTGAATCCGGAACTGACTCAAAACCCGGGTTATTAA
- a CDS encoding bifunctional rhamnulose-1-phosphate aldolase/short-chain dehydrogenase, with protein MNISTTENYFRIVESKWKDEVASGKDPLARLVYRSNLLGSDAYINNTGGGNTSSKLTEKDPLTNEEVEILWVKGSGGDLRTAKKPNFASLYQQKLLKLQDVYDAMENTGLKTPAEDSMTEMYPHCTYNLNPRAPSIDTPLHSFIPYKFVDHTHPVPVIAIATADNGPELTEKIYGDEVVWVDWMRPGFELGLKLQETIENNPGIKGIILGGHGLINWANDDKECYELSLDLINKAAQYLANHEKGEDSFGGAKYESLGKAERRAVFFEILPFLRGQVSQQNQFIGTIQDDETTLQFINSKDAPELAELGTSCPDHFLRTKIKPLYVTWDPGEDSLEDLKSEIKSGLETYRSDYADYYGNHSDENSPNMRDPNPTVILIPGLGMITWGKNKSESRVTAEFYTAAIGVMRGAESVATYTALPKQEAYDIEYWALEEAKLQRMPPEAELSRQIVAVIGAGSGIGRDLVPRLIDEGATVVALDLDENAAGQIADEILDHIGMGVGVAGSDISGSGDIIGLKCDITDRKSVQEAMHEIVIAYGGLDNVAVTAGLYPTPDQAGNVSDSAWDKSFAVNVKGNFIVADEASKIWKAQNLKGSMVITTSANAVVPKDGSFAYDTSKSAANHLIRELSVALSPNVRVNGVAPATVVEGSSMFPRDRVIASLSKYGIEFTDDESTESLRDKLAGFYAGRTLTKKPITLKQQSEAIYQLLSSKFENTSGHIIPVDGGLKEAFLR; from the coding sequence ATGAATATCAGTACTACAGAAAATTACTTTAGAATTGTTGAAAGCAAATGGAAAGACGAAGTAGCCAGCGGAAAAGATCCGTTGGCACGCCTCGTTTATCGATCCAATTTATTGGGAAGTGATGCCTACATCAATAATACGGGTGGAGGAAATACTTCCAGTAAATTGACTGAGAAAGATCCTCTCACAAATGAGGAAGTGGAGATTCTTTGGGTAAAAGGATCCGGGGGCGATCTCCGAACAGCAAAGAAACCCAACTTTGCTTCACTCTATCAACAAAAACTGTTGAAACTCCAGGATGTTTACGATGCCATGGAGAATACCGGACTGAAAACTCCAGCTGAAGATTCCATGACGGAAATGTATCCGCATTGCACATATAATCTCAATCCGCGTGCTCCATCAATTGATACCCCGCTTCACAGTTTTATTCCTTACAAATTTGTAGACCACACACATCCGGTTCCGGTTATTGCAATTGCCACCGCTGATAATGGTCCAGAGTTAACCGAAAAGATTTATGGGGATGAAGTAGTTTGGGTGGATTGGATGCGGCCCGGTTTTGAATTAGGATTAAAACTCCAGGAAACCATTGAAAATAATCCTGGCATTAAAGGCATCATTCTTGGCGGCCATGGCCTGATAAATTGGGCAAATGATGATAAAGAATGCTATGAACTTAGCCTGGATTTAATCAACAAAGCAGCGCAATATCTTGCCAATCATGAAAAAGGAGAAGACTCATTTGGCGGAGCCAAATACGAATCCCTAGGCAAGGCAGAAAGAAGAGCTGTCTTTTTTGAAATCCTGCCGTTTTTACGCGGACAAGTCAGCCAGCAGAACCAGTTTATCGGAACCATTCAGGATGATGAAACAACTCTCCAGTTTATCAATTCGAAAGATGCTCCCGAGCTTGCCGAGTTGGGTACTTCGTGTCCGGATCACTTTTTGAGGACAAAAATCAAACCATTATATGTAACCTGGGATCCAGGCGAAGATTCTCTCGAAGACCTTAAAAGCGAAATAAAATCGGGACTGGAAACCTACCGTAGCGATTATGCAGATTATTACGGCAATCACAGTGATGAGAATTCACCGAATATGCGTGATCCGAATCCAACCGTAATTCTGATTCCCGGATTGGGAATGATTACCTGGGGCAAGAATAAAAGCGAATCCAGGGTAACAGCCGAATTTTATACAGCTGCCATTGGCGTGATGAGAGGAGCAGAATCCGTTGCCACGTATACCGCTCTTCCCAAACAAGAAGCTTATGATATTGAGTATTGGGCACTTGAGGAAGCGAAGTTACAGCGAATGCCGCCAGAAGCGGAACTTTCACGACAAATTGTTGCTGTCATTGGTGCCGGCAGTGGAATTGGAAGAGATTTGGTCCCGCGGCTTATCGATGAAGGAGCAACTGTTGTAGCTCTGGATTTAGATGAGAACGCCGCCGGGCAAATTGCAGATGAAATCCTTGATCATATCGGGATGGGAGTTGGTGTGGCCGGATCCGACATTAGCGGATCCGGCGATATCATTGGCTTGAAGTGTGATATAACGGATCGGAAATCTGTACAGGAAGCTATGCACGAGATTGTTATCGCCTATGGAGGTTTGGACAATGTCGCTGTGACAGCCGGACTTTATCCCACACCCGATCAGGCCGGAAACGTAAGCGATTCTGCATGGGATAAAAGCTTTGCCGTAAATGTGAAAGGAAACTTTATTGTAGCGGACGAAGCTTCCAAGATTTGGAAAGCTCAAAACCTGAAGGGGAGCATGGTGATTACAACCAGCGCGAATGCCGTGGTTCCGAAAGACGGTAGTTTTGCCTACGATACCAGCAAATCAGCCGCAAACCATTTAATCCGGGAACTCTCTGTTGCACTTTCGCCAAATGTACGGGTTAATGGAGTTGCTCCGGCAACCGTTGTAGAAGGCAGCAGTATGTTCCCGCGCGACCGCGTTATCGCTTCTCTCTCTAAATATGGAATAGAATTTACAGATGATGAAAGCACGGAATCACTCCGGGATAAATTAGCCGGATTTTATGCCGGAAGAACTCTGACCAAAAAGCCGATTACTCTCAAGCAGCAAAGTGAAGCGATTTACCAGTTATTGAGCTCCAAATTCGAGAACACATCCGGTCATATCATTCCGGTTGACGGAGGTTTAAAAGAAGCATTTTTGAGATAA
- a CDS encoding SusC/RagA family TonB-linked outer membrane protein, which produces MEKDKKLRSQFFFDSVCNYSTSYLRLTVTLLLTLFFTGTTLAQTIEISGTVTSTTGETLPGVSIVLDGTDTGTTTNLDGEYSLDAPSDGVLVFSYIGFQAVREQINGRTAIDVVLEESIANLNELVVVGYGTQSTRQMTGSIQNISTEDFQDFPVAQLTQKLQGKLAGVSINQNTGIPGEGMAVRIRGAASITAGSEPLYVVDGMPITGNISNINPNEIESISVLKDASATSLYGSRAANGVVLVETKKARPGETQVSFNASYGVQQIPQRGRPDVMNAREYAQFQKDIAEFNGNSVDPVFQNPDQYGEGTDWYEEVTQIAPMQDYSLSLSTGGETFSTTAILGYLNQEGVVIETGYERYSLRVNTEFRPIEGLNFRFNVAPNVSFNTNSATNGAPWANAILSGALLSTPLAPARNPDGTMPLTATDPATFGNPNFLRTAKERVNDDKSSQIISNAIIEYEIIDGVRLKTSANVDIGTDRFFTFNPSTTGALFSPPPIIPNATLLEREYQSWVNENTLTFQRNIGDHSFDGLAGFTAQQYKMEDTDITASNYPDDKVQTISAAGQQTIESDVQEWTLLSYLARVNYSYKDKYLFSASIRRDGSSRFGEDNRWGNFPSLSVGWIVSEESFMPESELISFLKLRGSYGVVGNFNIGNYTHISTISPENANYAFGNGLSAGRGVDNLGDRNLGWETNKEYNIGMDVYLLNDRIQFSYDYYNKRTEDLLYNVEVPLASGFDNIQTNIGELKFWGHEFTVRTFNIENSDMSWSTDFNLSFDRNEVVALGTENAALFTGGGNNPSNITRVGSPIGMFYGMVFEGIYNNQQEYDNSPKHATSIVGSAKYRDVNGDGVITTGDDLTIIGNPHPDFTMGITNTVQYKNFDFSLTLNASYGNDILRTEEQYLTNLDGVFNVYSDINNRWRSPEDPGDGRYGSVAAGSTFIERDYWSSRFVYDGSYLAARNITLGYTFPVNDSGFINRLRIYGSVQNAFILTDYPGPNPEVNTAAAAEGDTQLGIDQTSYPIPRTFSFGVNLNF; this is translated from the coding sequence ATGGAAAAAGATAAAAAGCTACGGTCTCAGTTTTTTTTCGATTCTGTATGCAACTACTCAACGAGCTATTTGCGTCTGACAGTTACTCTTCTTCTTACTTTATTCTTTACCGGAACTACGCTGGCACAAACAATTGAAATTTCAGGAACTGTTACTTCAACTACAGGAGAAACACTTCCAGGTGTGTCAATAGTTTTAGACGGCACTGATACTGGAACCACCACAAATCTGGATGGGGAATATTCTCTTGATGCACCTTCTGATGGTGTGTTGGTATTCTCATATATCGGTTTTCAAGCCGTGAGAGAACAGATTAATGGTCGTACCGCTATTGATGTAGTGTTGGAAGAAAGTATCGCGAATCTTAATGAACTTGTAGTCGTTGGGTACGGAACCCAATCGACGCGACAGATGACTGGGTCCATCCAAAATATTTCTACTGAGGACTTTCAGGATTTTCCTGTTGCCCAATTAACACAAAAATTACAGGGAAAACTTGCCGGGGTAAGTATCAATCAAAATACCGGTATTCCCGGGGAAGGAATGGCTGTGCGAATTAGGGGCGCGGCTTCGATTACTGCCGGAAGCGAACCCCTTTATGTAGTAGACGGCATGCCCATTACCGGAAATATCAGCAATATTAATCCAAATGAGATTGAAAGTATTAGCGTATTAAAAGATGCATCGGCTACTTCTCTTTATGGATCGAGAGCTGCAAATGGAGTGGTATTGGTAGAAACCAAAAAAGCACGCCCCGGAGAAACGCAGGTTAGTTTCAATGCCAGCTATGGAGTTCAGCAAATTCCACAAAGAGGGCGGCCGGATGTGATGAACGCCAGAGAATACGCCCAGTTCCAAAAAGATATCGCTGAGTTTAATGGCAATTCTGTAGATCCAGTTTTCCAGAATCCGGATCAATATGGTGAGGGAACTGACTGGTATGAAGAAGTGACTCAAATCGCTCCAATGCAGGATTATAGTCTTTCTTTAAGTACCGGAGGCGAAACCTTCAGTACAACTGCTATTCTTGGTTATTTGAACCAGGAAGGTGTTGTAATAGAAACCGGTTACGAAAGATATTCTTTACGGGTTAATACTGAATTTCGTCCCATTGAAGGATTGAATTTTCGGTTCAACGTTGCACCAAATGTTTCATTTAACACGAATTCAGCCACCAATGGCGCACCATGGGCAAATGCTATTCTTAGTGGTGCTTTGTTGTCTACACCTTTGGCTCCTGCAAGAAATCCGGATGGTACCATGCCGTTAACAGCAACAGACCCGGCTACATTCGGTAATCCAAACTTTTTGCGCACCGCCAAGGAAAGGGTGAATGATGATAAGAGTTCACAGATTATTTCTAATGCAATTATTGAGTATGAAATAATAGACGGAGTGCGTTTAAAAACTTCTGCTAACGTGGATATTGGTACGGACCGGTTTTTTACTTTCAATCCATCTACAACAGGAGCTCTGTTTAGCCCGCCTCCAATCATACCAAACGCAACACTGCTGGAAAGAGAGTATCAATCATGGGTGAATGAAAACACGCTGACTTTTCAGCGGAATATCGGGGATCATAGTTTTGATGGTTTAGCCGGATTTACAGCCCAGCAATATAAAATGGAGGACACCGATATAACGGCATCAAATTATCCTGATGATAAAGTACAGACGATCAGTGCCGCCGGGCAACAAACTATTGAGTCGGATGTACAGGAATGGACTCTTTTATCGTACCTGGCAAGAGTAAATTACTCGTATAAAGACAAGTATCTTTTTTCTGCATCAATCAGAAGAGATGGTTCCTCACGATTTGGTGAAGACAACCGCTGGGGTAATTTCCCTTCACTTTCAGTCGGATGGATCGTATCCGAAGAATCGTTTATGCCGGAATCCGAACTGATTAGTTTCCTCAAATTGAGAGGAAGTTACGGGGTTGTTGGTAACTTCAACATTGGCAATTACACCCACATCTCAACAATCAGCCCTGAAAATGCTAATTATGCTTTTGGCAATGGATTGTCAGCTGGACGGGGAGTAGATAACCTGGGCGACAGAAATCTTGGCTGGGAAACAAATAAAGAGTATAACATTGGGATGGATGTTTACTTGCTTAATGACAGGATTCAGTTTTCCTATGATTACTACAACAAGCGAACCGAAGATCTTCTCTATAATGTAGAGGTTCCTTTAGCTTCCGGGTTTGATAACATCCAAACCAACATTGGAGAATTGAAGTTTTGGGGACATGAGTTCACTGTAAGAACATTCAATATCGAAAATAGTGATATGTCCTGGAGTACAGACTTTAATCTTTCTTTCGATAGAAATGAAGTGGTGGCATTGGGAACAGAAAATGCTGCATTATTTACCGGAGGTGGAAATAACCCCAGTAACATCACCCGGGTCGGATCACCCATTGGTATGTTTTATGGGATGGTTTTCGAAGGTATCTACAACAATCAGCAGGAATACGACAATTCCCCTAAACACGCTACTTCGATTGTGGGATCCGCAAAATACAGAGATGTAAACGGTGATGGAGTTATTACTACTGGTGATGATCTTACGATTATCGGAAATCCTCATCCGGATTTTACAATGGGAATCACAAATACGGTTCAGTACAAAAACTTTGATTTTTCACTCACCCTAAATGCCTCTTACGGGAACGATATTCTCCGTACAGAAGAGCAGTATCTCACAAATCTCGACGGGGTATTCAATGTCTATAGCGACATCAACAACAGGTGGAGATCACCTGAAGATCCCGGCGATGGAAGATATGGTAGCGTAGCTGCCGGATCTACATTCATTGAGCGTGACTACTGGTCTTCTCGGTTTGTATATGACGGTAGCTATCTGGCAGCTAGAAATATAACTCTGGGGTATACATTCCCGGTAAATGACAGTGGCTTCATCAACAGGCTTCGAATATATGGAAGTGTTCAAAATGCATTCATATTAACAGACTATCCCGGTCCGAATCCTGAGGTAAATACAGCCGCAGCTGCTGAAGGCGATACTCAGTTGGGTATTGATCAAACATCATATCCCATACCCCGAACATTCAGTTTTGGAGTTAATCTGAACTTCTAA
- a CDS encoding purine-cytosine permease family protein — protein MSNFFKKLDARLDTIDEYEREPVPDNKLKGWKGFLGMYAGEHTAGTEFVIGPLFVAHGVAAGELIWGLIAGNVLAVLSWAFLCAPVAVQTKLTLYEQLKKICGPKLSSIYNVVNAVMFCFLAGSMIAVSATAVGLPFGIPMPELGDWLPTSIGWVVTVFLVGLVITVVAILGYDFVARFANIAFPWMILVFIAAGLAVLPDLGVNSISDFWSVAQERIWTGVPAEGQSKFTFWHVMFFAWFANMAMHIGMSDMSILRFAKKWQMGFSSATGMFCGHFIAWIASGILTAAAAGAIAPGIIAYNSAGVAGAICVVIAGWTTANPTIYRAGLAFQSVTPNWKRWKVTLFTGFVTSIAACFPALVMLLLDFVALYGLVLMPMGAVIFLDIIVFPRIGLKSNFAELVNLDFNWSAGLTWFVTLLLCLFINLYMGIEIFFLGLPGWFIAIILYFGLSTYYQKQFNKSQILGNAQV, from the coding sequence ATGAGCAATTTTTTTAAGAAATTAGACGCCAGGTTAGACACAATTGATGAGTATGAACGCGAACCAGTTCCGGATAATAAACTCAAAGGCTGGAAAGGCTTCTTGGGGATGTATGCCGGTGAGCATACGGCTGGAACGGAGTTCGTTATCGGGCCGCTTTTTGTTGCTCATGGAGTGGCTGCCGGTGAACTGATTTGGGGACTAATTGCCGGTAATGTATTAGCCGTACTAAGCTGGGCTTTTTTATGTGCCCCCGTTGCAGTTCAAACAAAGTTAACTCTCTATGAGCAGCTAAAGAAAATTTGCGGCCCAAAGCTCTCCTCGATATATAACGTTGTAAATGCCGTGATGTTCTGTTTTTTAGCCGGGTCGATGATTGCCGTCTCAGCTACCGCAGTAGGATTGCCGTTTGGCATCCCGATGCCGGAACTCGGCGACTGGCTTCCAACAAGCATTGGATGGGTTGTGACAGTTTTCCTGGTGGGCCTTGTGATAACGGTTGTTGCCATTCTCGGGTACGATTTTGTCGCCCGATTTGCCAACATTGCTTTTCCCTGGATGATTTTAGTATTTATTGCAGCCGGTTTGGCCGTTTTACCTGACCTTGGCGTTAACTCCATCTCGGACTTCTGGTCGGTTGCTCAAGAACGGATTTGGACAGGAGTTCCGGCTGAGGGACAAAGTAAGTTTACATTCTGGCATGTTATGTTTTTTGCCTGGTTTGCCAATATGGCGATGCACATCGGGATGTCTGATATGTCCATTCTGCGATTCGCAAAAAAATGGCAGATGGGCTTCTCTTCAGCTACCGGGATGTTTTGCGGGCATTTCATCGCATGGATTGCATCCGGAATTTTGACGGCAGCAGCGGCCGGCGCCATTGCTCCCGGAATCATCGCTTACAATAGTGCAGGTGTGGCCGGCGCCATTTGCGTGGTTATAGCGGGATGGACAACGGCAAACCCAACGATTTACCGGGCGGGACTTGCATTTCAATCTGTAACGCCAAACTGGAAGCGCTGGAAGGTGACCCTCTTTACCGGATTTGTAACCTCGATCGCAGCATGTTTTCCTGCATTAGTGATGCTTTTACTTGATTTTGTTGCGCTTTATGGATTGGTTCTTATGCCAATGGGTGCGGTTATTTTCCTGGATATCATTGTATTCCCAAGAATAGGATTGAAGAGCAACTTTGCTGAATTAGTGAATCTTGATTTTAACTGGTCGGCCGGATTAACATGGTTTGTAACCCTGCTTTTATGCCTTTTTATAAACTTGTATATGGGTATTGAAATTTTCTTCCTTGGGCTTCCGGGATGGTTTATCGCGATCATTCTATACTTTGGTTTGAGTACCTATTATCAAAAGCAGTTCAATAAATCTCAGATTTTAGGAAATGCCCAGGTGTAA
- a CDS encoding alpha-L-rhamnosidase-related protein has translation MKNLLIFVFLFFVSTSITVNAQFGNSNQGDQWDAQWVAVPDAPENEAGLYLFRKTLDLSAVPEEFEIHVSADNRYKLYVNETLVALGPVWGDIDNWNYDTIDLAPYLQAGENIVAAEVWNEGDLRAVAQFSYRTGFILQGATEETKVLNTNESWKSIEDESYTPISQSVRGYYAAGAGDKIDMNLKVKGWKELNFDDSNWKPADPVFEQSQSGFGFNTRGGWDLIPSLVPQMEMTKERLAATRRSEGVSVPSSFPAEKAQVTIPANTTASILLDQSILTNAYPTLIFSGGENATVVITYAEALYDEEGAKDNRDVIEGKTISGRQDTVLSDGSQNQNFTTLSWRTYRYLQVEVQTGNDPLVIEDIYGTFTGYPFEMNAKLESDNEEMDAMMDIGWRTARLCAVDTYMDCPYYERLQYIGDARIQMMLSYYNSGDDRLAKYALNLWDNSRQPNGYTLSRYPDTQGQVIPTYSLWHVSALYDYLMYGKDQEFVKTKLLGTRQILNYFISYVREDGSLKNVPGWNFTDWVPEWNFGTAPAAEDGSSALLDLQLLYALQSAEVLERNEGSLEFAELYSTFADEMVKTIQEKYWDGSRNLYADTPQKDKFSQHANSLAILTGLVEGERANEIAETMLSDTTLAPASIYFKYYLHLALAEAGLGDDYLDWLDIWRKNIELGLTTWGETSQVETTRSDSHAWGSSPNIEFFRIILGIESDGPYFSKVKIQPNLGEIGDISGEMPHPLGKISVNYTRSGEELKAEINLPEDVTGTFVWEGENHNLSGGENILEL, from the coding sequence ATGAAAAACCTGCTAATCTTTGTTTTTTTATTTTTTGTCTCAACATCTATAACTGTGAATGCGCAGTTTGGAAATTCCAATCAAGGTGACCAATGGGATGCACAGTGGGTAGCAGTTCCTGATGCTCCGGAAAATGAGGCCGGTCTCTATTTATTCAGAAAAACACTGGATTTAAGTGCTGTTCCTGAAGAATTTGAAATTCATGTTTCAGCAGATAACCGATACAAACTTTACGTAAACGAGACACTGGTTGCTCTCGGTCCTGTTTGGGGAGACATCGACAACTGGAATTATGATACAATTGATCTGGCTCCTTACCTGCAAGCCGGAGAAAATATAGTTGCAGCAGAGGTGTGGAATGAAGGTGATCTGAGGGCGGTTGCACAGTTTTCTTATCGAACAGGTTTCATCCTGCAAGGTGCTACAGAAGAAACCAAGGTTTTAAATACCAATGAGTCCTGGAAGTCAATTGAGGATGAAAGTTACACTCCCATCAGCCAGAGTGTACGCGGTTACTACGCCGCCGGTGCAGGTGACAAAATTGATATGAATCTGAAAGTAAAAGGATGGAAAGAATTGAACTTTGATGACAGCAACTGGAAGCCGGCAGATCCTGTTTTTGAGCAGTCGCAAAGTGGTTTTGGTTTTAATACCCGTGGCGGTTGGGATTTGATTCCATCCCTGGTTCCCCAAATGGAAATGACCAAAGAAAGACTTGCTGCTACCAGGAGATCCGAAGGAGTTTCAGTGCCATCTTCATTTCCGGCTGAAAAAGCACAAGTCACAATTCCAGCAAATACAACGGCAAGTATTCTTCTTGACCAGTCAATTCTTACCAACGCCTATCCAACACTCATTTTTAGCGGGGGAGAGAATGCCACCGTTGTGATTACATATGCCGAAGCACTTTATGATGAAGAGGGTGCAAAAGATAACCGGGATGTGATTGAAGGCAAAACAATTTCAGGGCGTCAGGATACCGTGCTTTCCGATGGTTCTCAAAATCAGAATTTTACAACTCTTAGCTGGAGGACATATCGCTATTTACAGGTTGAAGTCCAAACAGGGAATGATCCCCTGGTGATTGAAGATATTTATGGCACATTTACCGGCTATCCGTTTGAAATGAATGCCAAGCTGGAATCCGATAATGAAGAGATGGATGCCATGATGGATATTGGCTGGCGAACAGCCCGGCTATGTGCCGTTGATACGTATATGGACTGTCCGTATTACGAGCGATTGCAGTATATCGGGGATGCCAGAATCCAGATGATGTTATCTTACTATAACAGTGGCGACGACCGGCTTGCAAAATATGCCCTTAACCTTTGGGATAATTCAAGACAACCCAACGGATATACTCTAAGTCGTTATCCCGATACGCAAGGACAGGTCATTCCAACCTACTCGCTGTGGCATGTTAGTGCTTTGTACGACTATTTGATGTATGGAAAAGACCAAGAGTTTGTGAAGACCAAGCTTTTGGGAACACGCCAGATTTTGAACTATTTCATAAGCTACGTACGTGAGGATGGATCGCTGAAGAATGTTCCCGGCTGGAATTTTACGGATTGGGTGCCTGAATGGAACTTTGGGACAGCTCCGGCCGCAGAAGACGGCAGTTCTGCACTTTTAGATCTGCAATTGTTATATGCGTTACAGTCGGCCGAAGTATTAGAAAGAAATGAAGGTTCTTTAGAATTCGCTGAACTGTACAGTACATTTGCTGATGAAATGGTAAAAACCATTCAGGAAAAATATTGGGATGGATCAAGAAATTTATATGCCGATACACCACAGAAAGATAAATTCTCTCAGCATGCCAACTCTTTAGCTATCCTGACCGGATTGGTTGAAGGGGAGAGGGCAAATGAGATCGCTGAAACCATGTTATCCGATACTACACTCGCTCCGGCATCCATATATTTCAAATATTATCTGCATTTGGCTTTAGCAGAAGCGGGTTTGGGGGATGACTATCTTGACTGGCTGGACATTTGGCGGAAAAATATTGAACTCGGGCTTACAACGTGGGGAGAAACTTCCCAGGTTGAGACAACCCGATCTGACAGCCATGCCTGGGGATCAAGCCCGAATATTGAATTTTTCAGGATTATCCTTGGTATCGAGAGTGATGGACCTTATTTCTCAAAAGTAAAAATCCAACCCAATTTAGGTGAGATTGGAGATATTAGTGGAGAAATGCCACACCCGTTAGGAAAAATTTCTGTTAATTACACCAGGTCAGGCGAAGAATTAAAGGCTGAAATTAACTTGCCGGAAGATGTAACAGGTACATTTGTCTGGGAAGGTGAAAATCATAACCTTTCTGGCGGTGAAAATATTTTAGAATTATAA